A region from the Ciconia boyciana chromosome 1, ASM3463844v1, whole genome shotgun sequence genome encodes:
- the CD47 gene encoding leukocyte surface antigen CD47 isoform X1 codes for MWLLAAWVLLSAVGAGSAQLTFSITDVVEKSDCNKTVILPCCVTNLKENNTKVMFVRWKKQGKVIFSFDGARRQFFRDPVVKSANFVSEKDLPKGMASIMLNSAEADVGNYSCEVTESNREGEVKVELRSYSVASCGEESTPTPKEKCGSWFLLVERAIIIALLLLVIILCLAQISVIALKYEIVPQKKMGIIVAGIIFTVAAVVGTVLFVQDGYTAQNQVGLALIVVPAVILVPLQYFMFGIVFDSLPQATFVLIGLQVLGYVIAVVGFALCVSACPPLHGSVVIAGLAILAIANLLSLTYVFIMGSRMKEHPRPGKAVEEPLNELQSDVMCEKYTAVDTPWP; via the exons aTGTGGCTGCTGGCCGCTTGGGTGCTGCTCAGCGCCGTGGGCGCCG gtTCTGCCCAGTTGACATTTAGCATCACAGATGTTGTTGAAAAATCTGACTGTAATAAAACTGTGATTTTACCTTGCTGTGTGACCAATCTAAAGGAGAACAATACAAAGGTCATGTTTGTTAGGtggaaaaaacaaggaaaagtaattttttcttttgatggaGCAAGACGGCAGTTTTTCAGAGATCCAGTGGTTAAATCAGCTAACTTCGTATCTGAGAAGGATTTACCCAAGGGTATGGCCTCTATAATGCTTAACAGTGCAGAAGCAGATGTTGGAAATTACAGTTGTGAAGTAACAGAATcaaacagagaaggagaagTAAAAGTTGAACTTAGAAGCTACTCAG TTGCCAGCTGTGGCGAGGAAAGTACCCCAacaccaaaggaaaaatgtg GATCATGGTTTCTTCTAGTGGAAAGGGCTATCATCATAGCGTTGCTGCTGTTAgttattattttgtgtttggcTCAGATAAGTGTTATTG cattaaaatatgaaattgtaCCTCAGAAGAAGATGGGCATTATTGTAGCAGGCATCATCTTCAcagttgctgctgttgtagGCACTGTTCTTTTTGTCCAAG ATGGCTATACTGCACAGAATCAAGTTGGTCTTGCCCTAATTGTAGTCCCTGCTGTGATTTTGGTACCGCTTCAATACTTTATGTTTGGAATTG TTTTCGATAGTCTACCACAAGCAACATTTGTGCTGATAGGTTTGCAAGTTCTTGGTTATGTAATTGCTGTGGTTGGTTTTGCATTGTGTGTCTCAG CCTGTCCTCCGTTACATGGGTCTGTTGTGATTGCTGGCTTAGCTATTCTGGCTATTGCAAATTTGCTTAGTCTGACTTACGTGTTTATTATGG gTTCCAGAATGAAAGAGCATCCTCGTCCAGGG aaagcTGTAGAAGAACCACTAAATG
- the CD47 gene encoding leukocyte surface antigen CD47 isoform X4 — protein sequence MWLLAAWVLLSAVGAGSAQLTFSITDVVEKSDCNKTVILPCCVTNLKENNTKVMFVRWKKQGKVIFSFDGARRQFFRDPVVKSANFVSEKDLPKGMASIMLNSAEADVGNYSCEVTESNREGEVKVELRSYSVASCGEESTPTPKEKCGSWFLLVERAIIIALLLLVIILCLAQISVIALKYEIVPQKKMGIIVAGIIFTVAAVVGTVLFVQDGYTAQNQVGLALIVVPAVILVPLQYFMFGIVFDSLPQATFVLIGLQVLGYVIAVVGFALCVSACPPLHGSVVIAGLAILAIANLLSLTYVFIMGSRMKEHPRPGNCRAM from the exons aTGTGGCTGCTGGCCGCTTGGGTGCTGCTCAGCGCCGTGGGCGCCG gtTCTGCCCAGTTGACATTTAGCATCACAGATGTTGTTGAAAAATCTGACTGTAATAAAACTGTGATTTTACCTTGCTGTGTGACCAATCTAAAGGAGAACAATACAAAGGTCATGTTTGTTAGGtggaaaaaacaaggaaaagtaattttttcttttgatggaGCAAGACGGCAGTTTTTCAGAGATCCAGTGGTTAAATCAGCTAACTTCGTATCTGAGAAGGATTTACCCAAGGGTATGGCCTCTATAATGCTTAACAGTGCAGAAGCAGATGTTGGAAATTACAGTTGTGAAGTAACAGAATcaaacagagaaggagaagTAAAAGTTGAACTTAGAAGCTACTCAG TTGCCAGCTGTGGCGAGGAAAGTACCCCAacaccaaaggaaaaatgtg GATCATGGTTTCTTCTAGTGGAAAGGGCTATCATCATAGCGTTGCTGCTGTTAgttattattttgtgtttggcTCAGATAAGTGTTATTG cattaaaatatgaaattgtaCCTCAGAAGAAGATGGGCATTATTGTAGCAGGCATCATCTTCAcagttgctgctgttgtagGCACTGTTCTTTTTGTCCAAG ATGGCTATACTGCACAGAATCAAGTTGGTCTTGCCCTAATTGTAGTCCCTGCTGTGATTTTGGTACCGCTTCAATACTTTATGTTTGGAATTG TTTTCGATAGTCTACCACAAGCAACATTTGTGCTGATAGGTTTGCAAGTTCTTGGTTATGTAATTGCTGTGGTTGGTTTTGCATTGTGTGTCTCAG CCTGTCCTCCGTTACATGGGTCTGTTGTGATTGCTGGCTTAGCTATTCTGGCTATTGCAAATTTGCTTAGTCTGACTTACGTGTTTATTATGG gTTCCAGAATGAAAGAGCATCCTCGTCCAGGG
- the CD47 gene encoding leukocyte surface antigen CD47 isoform X2, with translation MWLLAAWVLLSAVGAGSAQLTFSITDVVEKSDCNKTVILPCCVTNLKENNTKVMFVRWKKQGKVIFSFDGARRQFFRDPVVKSANFVSEKDLPKGMASIMLNSAEADVGNYSCEVTESNREGEVKVELRSYSVASCGEESTPTPKEKCGSWFLLVERAIIIALLLLVIILCLAQISVIALKYEIVPQKKMGIIVAGIIFTVAAVVGTVLFVQDGYTAQNQVGLALIVVPAVILVPLQYFMFGIVFDSLPQATFVLIGLQVLGYVIAVVGFALCVSACPPLHGSVVIAGLAILAIANLLSLTYVFIMGSRMKEHPRPGKAVEEPLNDAKGVMLE, from the exons aTGTGGCTGCTGGCCGCTTGGGTGCTGCTCAGCGCCGTGGGCGCCG gtTCTGCCCAGTTGACATTTAGCATCACAGATGTTGTTGAAAAATCTGACTGTAATAAAACTGTGATTTTACCTTGCTGTGTGACCAATCTAAAGGAGAACAATACAAAGGTCATGTTTGTTAGGtggaaaaaacaaggaaaagtaattttttcttttgatggaGCAAGACGGCAGTTTTTCAGAGATCCAGTGGTTAAATCAGCTAACTTCGTATCTGAGAAGGATTTACCCAAGGGTATGGCCTCTATAATGCTTAACAGTGCAGAAGCAGATGTTGGAAATTACAGTTGTGAAGTAACAGAATcaaacagagaaggagaagTAAAAGTTGAACTTAGAAGCTACTCAG TTGCCAGCTGTGGCGAGGAAAGTACCCCAacaccaaaggaaaaatgtg GATCATGGTTTCTTCTAGTGGAAAGGGCTATCATCATAGCGTTGCTGCTGTTAgttattattttgtgtttggcTCAGATAAGTGTTATTG cattaaaatatgaaattgtaCCTCAGAAGAAGATGGGCATTATTGTAGCAGGCATCATCTTCAcagttgctgctgttgtagGCACTGTTCTTTTTGTCCAAG ATGGCTATACTGCACAGAATCAAGTTGGTCTTGCCCTAATTGTAGTCCCTGCTGTGATTTTGGTACCGCTTCAATACTTTATGTTTGGAATTG TTTTCGATAGTCTACCACAAGCAACATTTGTGCTGATAGGTTTGCAAGTTCTTGGTTATGTAATTGCTGTGGTTGGTTTTGCATTGTGTGTCTCAG CCTGTCCTCCGTTACATGGGTCTGTTGTGATTGCTGGCTTAGCTATTCTGGCTATTGCAAATTTGCTTAGTCTGACTTACGTGTTTATTATGG gTTCCAGAATGAAAGAGCATCCTCGTCCAGGG aaagcTGTAGAAGAACCACTAAATG ATGCAAAAGGAGTGATGTTAGAATGA
- the CD47 gene encoding leukocyte surface antigen CD47 isoform X3 — protein sequence MWLLAAWVLLSAVGAGSAQLTFSITDVVEKSDCNKTVILPCCVTNLKENNTKVMFVRWKKQGKVIFSFDGARRQFFRDPVVKSANFVSEKDLPKGMASIMLNSAEADVGNYSCEVTESNREGEVKVELRSYSGSWFLLVERAIIIALLLLVIILCLAQISVIALKYEIVPQKKMGIIVAGIIFTVAAVVGTVLFVQDGYTAQNQVGLALIVVPAVILVPLQYFMFGIVFDSLPQATFVLIGLQVLGYVIAVVGFALCVSACPPLHGSVVIAGLAILAIANLLSLTYVFIMGSRMKEHPRPGKAVEEPLNELQSDVMCEKYTAVDTPWP from the exons aTGTGGCTGCTGGCCGCTTGGGTGCTGCTCAGCGCCGTGGGCGCCG gtTCTGCCCAGTTGACATTTAGCATCACAGATGTTGTTGAAAAATCTGACTGTAATAAAACTGTGATTTTACCTTGCTGTGTGACCAATCTAAAGGAGAACAATACAAAGGTCATGTTTGTTAGGtggaaaaaacaaggaaaagtaattttttcttttgatggaGCAAGACGGCAGTTTTTCAGAGATCCAGTGGTTAAATCAGCTAACTTCGTATCTGAGAAGGATTTACCCAAGGGTATGGCCTCTATAATGCTTAACAGTGCAGAAGCAGATGTTGGAAATTACAGTTGTGAAGTAACAGAATcaaacagagaaggagaagTAAAAGTTGAACTTAGAAGCTACTCAG GATCATGGTTTCTTCTAGTGGAAAGGGCTATCATCATAGCGTTGCTGCTGTTAgttattattttgtgtttggcTCAGATAAGTGTTATTG cattaaaatatgaaattgtaCCTCAGAAGAAGATGGGCATTATTGTAGCAGGCATCATCTTCAcagttgctgctgttgtagGCACTGTTCTTTTTGTCCAAG ATGGCTATACTGCACAGAATCAAGTTGGTCTTGCCCTAATTGTAGTCCCTGCTGTGATTTTGGTACCGCTTCAATACTTTATGTTTGGAATTG TTTTCGATAGTCTACCACAAGCAACATTTGTGCTGATAGGTTTGCAAGTTCTTGGTTATGTAATTGCTGTGGTTGGTTTTGCATTGTGTGTCTCAG CCTGTCCTCCGTTACATGGGTCTGTTGTGATTGCTGGCTTAGCTATTCTGGCTATTGCAAATTTGCTTAGTCTGACTTACGTGTTTATTATGG gTTCCAGAATGAAAGAGCATCCTCGTCCAGGG aaagcTGTAGAAGAACCACTAAATG